The DNA region GCCGGTCGCCGGTCGGCGAGGTCGGCGGCGCCGACGGCCTCGAGCCAGTGCCGCGCGGCGGCGCGCGCGGCCGACCGTGAACGGCCCCTGCAGCGTGGGGCGTAGCCCACATTGGCCGCAACCGTCATGTGTGGGAACAGCATTGGCTGTTGCGTCAGCATTGCCACACCGCGGGCGTGCGCGGGCACGAACGTGCCGGTGCTGGTGTCGGTGACGGCGGTGCCGCCGAGTTCGATCCTGCCGTGATCCGGCCGGAGGAGGCCGGCGATCATCAGCAGCAGCGTCGACTTACCGACACCGTTGGGGCCCAGCACGGCGAGCACCTCGCCGTCGTCGAGGTCGACGTCAAGATCGACTCCGCGATGCTCCAGGCGTGCCTCGACACGCACGGCACTCACAGCGGCCCCGTCAGCCGGCGGCTGGCCGAGGCGATCACGATCGCCGCGGCGACGACGATGAGCAGCAGCGACAGGGCAACCGCGGCATCGGCATCGGTTTCGCGCTGCAGGTAGATCTCCAGGGGCAGTGTCCTGGTCACGCCCTGCAGCGACCCGGCGAACGTCAGCGTCGCGCCGAACTCGCCCAGCGATCGGGCGAACGCCAGCACCGCACCCGACACCAGGCCCGGCAGCACCAACGGCAGCGTCACGGTCCGCAGCACCGTGGTGGGCCGCGCGCCGAGTGTTGCGGCGATGTGGTCATATCCCGATCCGGCTGAACGCAACGCGCCTTCGAGGCTGACGACCAGAAAGGGCAGCGACACGAACGACTGGGCGAGCACCACCGCCGTGGTCGAGAACGCGATCCGGATGCCGAGCACATCGAGGTGCTGGCCGAGCAGTCCCTGCCGGCCGAACGTGTACAGCAGCGCGATCCCGCCGACCACCGGCGGCAGGACCAGCGGCAGCAGCACCAGCGCGCGCAGCACCGGCAGCCCGCGAAAGCTGCCGCGTGCCAGTACAAGAGCCATCGGCACACCGATGACGATGCACACCGCGGTGCTGGCGGTCGCTGTCTTCACGCTGAGAGCCAGTGCCGCAAGGGAGGATTCGGAGGTGATCAAGGGAAAGAACTGCGGCCAGTCGATGTTGAGAAGAACCGCGACAAGCGGCACGATCACGAACGCGGCACCGAGCAGCGCAGGCAGGTAGATCCACGTCGGTAGTCCGACCTGCACCATGCCGGGGCGCACCGTGCTGGTCATGGCGCAGCGAATCCCGCTGCTGCCAACACTTCCTGTCCCTGGGTTCCGGTCACCAGATCGACGAACATCTGCGCGGTGTCCGGACGGTCGGCTTCTTCGAGGGCCGCGATCGGGTAGGTGTTCACCGCGGCGGACGACTCCGGGAACACGACGGTGGTCACCTGATCGCCAGCGGCGACTGCATCGGTGACATACACCAGGCCGGCGTCGGCTTGGCCGGAGGTGATCTTGCCGAGCACGTCGGTGACGGCGGACTCCTCGCTGACCGGCGACAGGCTCACCCCGGTCGCCCGCTCGAGAGTCTCGGTGGCCGATCCACAGGGCACCTGTGGTGCGCACACCACCACTTGGGTTCCCGGCGCAGCCAGATCGGCGAAAGAGGCCACTCCGCGAGGGTTTCCGGGTGGGGTGACGATGGTCAGCGTGTTGGTGGCGAAGTCGACCGGGTCACCGCTGACCAGTCCGGCGTCGACCGCCTTGGACATGTTGTTCGTGTCGGCGGACGCGAAGACGTCGGCGGGTGCGCCCTGCGTGAGTTGGGTGACGAGGTCGGAGGAACCGGCGAAGTTGAACGTCACCGTCGTTCCGGGATGGTCCTTTTCGAATCGGGCGCCCAACTCGGTGAACGTCGACTTCAGTGACGCCGCAGCAAAAACCGTGACGTCGGTGCTGTCGGTCTGCGGCGACGAACAACCTGTGAGAACCCACAGTGCCGCGGCGACACAGACGACCGTCCTCACGACGTCCCCGCCGGTGTTTCGACGATGACCGTGGTGGCCTTCACCACAGCCTCGGCGACCACACCCGGTTCGAGGCCCAGATGGCGCGCCGACTCGGCGCTCATCAGCGAGACCACGGTGAACGGACCACACTGCATCTGCACCTCGGCCATGACCCGATCCGCGGTCACCTTGGTGACCAGGCCGACGAACCGGTTGCGCGCGGAACTTCCGACGCCGAGCAGATCGGGCGGCGGCGACGCGTGGTCACCCGCGAATTCGGCGAGCACGTCGCCGGCGATCACCTTGCGGCCCGTGTCGTCCTTATAGGACGCCAGGGTGCCGCCGTCGATCCAGCGGCGCACGGTGTCATCGCTGACCCCGAGCAGGGCTGCGGCGTCCTTGATCCGAATGGGCGGCACCACGTGGCCCTCTTTTCCGCATTTACTGAATGAAGATCCCACTCTATCCGTATCAGCGGAAACGGGGTATGCGGGTCAGTCGTCGTCGAGGACCGAGAACGGCTCGGTCGGCGTCTCGACCACCATCAGCTGTGCCGCCGACTCCGACGGAACGACTCGGCGGGCCAGCGCCTGCAGCGCCTGCTCGGTGCCCACGTCACGGCCGGCCTGCTCGGAGAGCAGCCAGCGCACCTCGAGCAGATCGCAGTACGCCTGGATCGGTGTTCCGGTACCCCCGAGCGCGGAATGCGCGCGATGCATCGTCGGCGTGGCGACCTCCATCACCCACAGTTGCGCAGCGGTGCGCTCGTCGACGTCGTGTCCCGCCTCGCGGCAGAGCTGCCCCTGGTACGCCTGGATATCGCCCAGCAGGATGCGGGCCTGCCCCTCGCCGACGTCCAGCCCCGTCAGCCGCTGCAGTTGGGTTGCGTGAAAGCGGCGGTCACCGACCGCCACATGCAGACGAAGCTCGTCGGCGCCGGCACTCACCGGCTGCAGGGACACCTCGTCGACGGCGAAGCCCAGCTCGTTGAGCCTGCGGATGGTCCCCTCCACCCGGTAGCGGTCGGCGAAACCGAAGGTCGGCTCGGAGTGGAGCAGGTCCCACAGTCTCTCGTAGCGCCGTCGGATGCTCAGCGCCTCCTGGATGAATCCTGCTTCCAGTTCCGGCTTTTCGAGCTTGGCCGCCACATCCAGCAGTCCCGCCGCGACGTTCTCGACGGTGATGTCGATGTCGTGGGTCCGCTGTCCGTCGGAGAGCCGCGGATGGACCTCGCTGGTCTCGGCGTCGACGAGGAACGCCTGCAAGACCTGTCCGTCGCGGGAGAACAGTGTGTTGGCCAGCGAGCAGTCACCCCAGAAGACCCCGTGCCGGTGTAGTTCGACCAGCAGCGTGGCCATCGCGTCGAACAGTCGGGCGCGGTGCTTGGGTGCATCGGCCGGCAGTCGCATGAACAGCCGCCGGTACTGCCACGAACCGACGAGGTATCGGGTCAGCAGGATCGCGGTGTCGAAGTCCGGTTGGAACACCAGCCCGGCGGGTCGAACCGCGTTCAGACCCATCTCTTCCAACCGGCTCAGCACGTCGTATTCGCGGGCGGCGATCCGCGGCGGCAGTTCCTTGACGGCCCACAGTTCGCCGTCGGAGTCGACGAACTTCACGAGGTGCCGGCTGGGTCCGACCGCGATGTCGCGCAGCGGAACCTCGGGCACCATCCACTCGGCCAGCGGGCGGTCCCAGGGCAGCGCCAGCAATCCCGGGCACGGGGCCCGTAGCCGCAGCTCGGGAGCTGCCATCGGCGTGTGGGTTCCGCAGCTCAGCCGGTGGACGCTGCGTGCCGCCCGCGGGACTCTGCTGAACGCGTGAGGTTGTCACCGGTCTGAGGATCGAACAGGTGCAGCCTCTCGTCGTCGAGCCACAAGGTGGCCTTGTCACCCGAACGCACCCGGCTCAACGGATCCAGCTCCACGCAGATCTGCGTGCGCAGCTGCTCACTGTCGAGCTCGCTGGCCAGCTCGGCGAGCTGGCCGGAAATCTCCGCGGTGGCTTCGAAGGGCACAAACGCGTACTGCTCGTTGCCCAGCCACTCGGTCACATCGATGTCGACGTCGAAAGTGACTCCGCGGGAGCGCTTGTCGGCGTCGACGAACTCGGCGTCCTCGAACGCCCCCGGCCGGATCCCGGCGATGTAGACCTTCCCGTCCTCGACGGCGTCGCGCCACTCGTCGCGCAGCGGGATCGTCACGAACGGCAGCTCGATCTCGTTGCCGGTCACCCGCGCGGGCACGAAGTTCATCGGCGGAGAGCCGATGAAGCCTGCGACGAAGAGATTGACCGGCTGGTCGTAGAGCTCGCGCGGGCTGGCGACCTGTTGCATGATGCCCCTCTTCAGCACTGCGACACGGTCGCCGAGGGTCATGGCCTCGGTCTGATCGTGGGTGACGTACACCGTCGTGACCCCGAGGCGGCGTTGCAGCCGAAGGATCTCGGTGCGCATCTGGCCGCGCAGTTTCGCGTCGAGATTGCTCAACGGCTCGTCGAAGAGGAACGCGTCGGCCTGGCGGACGATCGCGCGTCCCATCGCCACCCGCTGGCGCTGGCCGCCGGACAGGTTGGCCGGCTTCCGGTCGAGATGCTCGCCGAGTTCGAGGGTGTCCGCCGCCTCGGTGACGAGCTTGCGGATCTCGTCGTCGGAGTGCTTGCCGGACAGCCGAAGCGGGAACGCGATGTTCTCGAAGACCGTCAGGTGCGGGTACAGCGCGTAGTTCTGGAACACCATGGCCAGGTTGCGGTCGCGCGGGGCCTTGTCGTTGACGCGGGTGTCGCCGATCAGCATGTCACCGGAGGTGATGTCCTCCAGACCCACGATCATCCGCAGCAGCGTGGACTTCCCGCAGCCGGACGGTCCGACGAGGATGACGAACTCGCCGTCGGCGATGTCGAGGCTGACGTCGTTGACGGCCGGGAAGCCGTCGTCGTACTTCTTGACGATGTTGCGCATCGTGATTGCTGCCATGGGTTATCCCTTCACTGCTCCGGAAGTCAGGCCGGCGACGATGCGCCGTTGGAAGATGAGGACCAAGATGACGACGGGGATCGTGACGATCACCGACGCGGCCATGATGTAGGGCACTGGCGACTCGAAGTAGGACGCGCCCTGGAAGAACGCCAACGCCGCCGGCACCGTGCGGGCGCTGTCGGTGGACGTCAGCGAGATGGCGAAGAGGAAGTCGTTCCAGCAGAAGAAGAACGTCAGGATCGCCGTGGTGAACACCCCCGGCGCCGCCAACGGGACGATCACCTTGCGGAAGGCCTGCCATGAGGTGGCGCCGTCCACCTGCGCGGCATGTTCCATCTCCCAGGGGATCTGGCGGAAGAACGCCGACATCGTCCAGATCGACAGCGGCAGCGCGAATGTCAGATACGGGATGATCAGACCCAGCCAGGTGTCGTAGATCCCCAGTCCGCGCCACATGTCGAACAGCGGGCCCACCAGGGCTGCCTGCGGGAACATCGCGATGCCCAGGGCCAGAGACAGCAACACCTTCTTGCCGCGGAACTCCAGGCGCGCGATGGCATACGCCGCGAACATCGCGATGACCACCGAGATGCCCGTGGCGATGACCGCGATGCCGATCGAGTTGATCAGCGCCCTGGTGAACAGCGGATTGCTGAAGATCTGGGCGAAGTTGTCGAGGGTGAATGTGCTCGGCAGGAAGGACGGTGTACCCGAGACGATGTCCGACGGTGGCTTGAAGGCCAGGCTGATCATCCACAGCATCGGCGCGAAGCTGTAGATGAGGATGACGATGCCTGCGATCGTCCACCACTTGGTGTTCTTGGTCACTGGTCACCCCTGACTTGCGAGAGGTCGGTTTTGAAGACCTTGATGAAGATCCAGGCGATCAGGACGACGGACAGGAACAACAACACCGAGACCGCCGACCCCATACCGAGATTCACCAGCGTGACGTTCTGCCGATAGGCCAGGAACGAGATCGTCTCGGTGTTGTTCGCGCCTGCGGTCATCACGTACGGGTTGTCGAAGATCCGCCACGCGTCCAGCGTGCGGAACAGCAGCGCCACCATGATCGCGGCCTTCATGTTCGGCAGCGTGATCTTCCAGAGTCGTTGCCATGCGGTGGCGCCGTCGACCTTGGCGGCCTCCTGCATGTCTTCGGGGACCTGCACCAGACCGGCCAGCAGCAGCAGCGAGATGAACGGTGTGGTCTTCCAGATCTCCGAGAGGCAGATGACGAAGATGGCGGACCACCGGTCACCGAACCAGTCGAACTCCGACAGGTTCAGCCACTGGTTGACGAAACCGGAATCGATGGCGAAGGCGTAGCGCCAGATGAACGCCGACACCACGGTGACGATGCCGTACGGGATGAGGATCGCCGTGCGCAGCGGGCCGCGCCCCCGAACGATGCGCAGCATCACGAAGGCGAACCAGAAACCGAGCACGAGCTCGACCGCCACCGTGACGACCGTGATGACCAGTGTGGTGACGAAGTCGTTCCACCACAGCGGGTCGGTGAGGATGACGAGGTAGTTGCTCAACCCGACGAAGCTGCGACCTTCCGGGTCGGTGAGGCGGAAGTTGTACAGCGACAACACCAGTGCGTAGCCCAGCGGGTACGCGGTGACCAGCAGCATCACCACATACGACGGAAGGGTCAGGTAGAACCCGAGCCGGCGCTCGCCCTTGATGCGCTCACTGGCTACCGGCTTGCCGGGGTCCTTCTGGATCGGGGCATCCTGAACAGCCGTCACAGCAGCCGCCTCCCCGCCAGCACGTCAGCCATGAATTGGTCTGTCCTTTCCGGTGTTTCGGCGTTCACCGAGGCCGGCGGGTGCCAGGTCTGCTGGATCGCGCCCGAGATGTCGGTGTAGAAGGGGCTCGGCGGGCGGGGCCCCCCGTCGCCGATGGACTCCCGGATGAGGTCGGCGTTGGCATACTCGGCGCGGATGTCGGGGTTGTCATACGACGCGGCGTACGGCGAGGGCTCGCTCTCGTCGAGCATGTACTGGGTGGCCATGGGCTCGGCGTTGATGCATTCGACCAGAGCCACCGCCTGGTCGGGGTACTCCGTGTACGCACCGATGCCGAGGTTCGCGCCACCCAACGGCGGCGCGCTGGGACGGTCAGGGGAGACCCTGGGGTAACGGGCCCAGCCGATGTCGTCGACCACCTCTTGCGGCAGCGTGCCCTCCTCGGCGGCGCTGCGGGCCGCGGCCAGGACGTAGGGCCAGTTGACCATGAACATGCCCTGCTCGGACTGGAAGTTGGCGCGCGCCTGCTCCTCCGACGCGTTGGACATGTCGACGGGCGCGGCAGGGGACCGACCGAGGTTGCCGACGATCTCGGCGGCTTTCTCCCCGGGTGGGGAGGCCAGCGACGGCCTGGCATTGCGGCCTGCCTCGACGTCCTCGAGCAGTGCGCCGCCGCCGGAGAGCACCAGCGCGTTGATCAACACCGTGTAACCCTCGTAGCGCTGTGCCTGCACCGCGATCTTCTTGTTCTGTCCCACAGCGGCTTTGAGCATCTCGTCCCACGTGAACGTCGGCGAGGCGGGATCGACGCCGGCGGCGGCCGCGGCGGACTTGCGATACCAGAGCAGCTGGGCGTTGGACTTGTAGGGCGCCCCGTAAAGGGTGTCCTCCCATATGCCCGTCTCGATGGGGGCGGGCAGCATTCCCGCGGTCAGCCGGCTGGTCTCCTCTGCGGTGTAGGGGCGAAGGAAGCCGGCGTTGGCGAATTCGGCGGTGAACACCACGTCCATGCTCACCAGATCAATCGAGGAATCGCCGGCGGCGAGGCGGCGGACCATCTGCTCGCGCTGGGCGGTGGCGGTACTGGGCAGCGACTCGATGCGCACCTGGTAGGCCCCGTTGGATGCCTCCGCGCACTGCTCAGCGCGTGCCACGGAGCCGCCGTTGTCGGGCAGGATGTACCACGTCAGTGTCGGGGGACCACCCTGACTGCCGCAGCCGGACAACAGCGTTGCCGCGACCAGAGGCGCGCTGGCCAGCGCGATTGCGCGGCGGCGTCGCCCCCGGGCGAACTGAATTCGTTTCATCACGTCCTCGTCCAAGAAAAGCCTGCAACGACGCCCGAGTCCGGATGAGGGCCACGGGCAGCACATTCGGTACGCGACGAGTGTGTCACAGTTCACAACGCTGATGGGACAGCGGTCTCAGCGCGGCGGGGCGGTGGATCCGCGGACGACCAGCCGGGTAGGCAGCGTCGACACCTCCTCCGGTGCCTCCACCGCGTCAGGATCGAGTTGAGCGAGCACCTGCCGCGCCGCGATCAGGCCCTGATCGCGCACCGGCTGCGCGACCGTCGTCAGGTCACTCAGGTCGGCCGACGGGTGGTCGTCGACCCCGATGACCGAGATTTGATGCGGGACAGAGATTCCAGACTTGCTCAGGGTGCGCAGCGCGCCGAGTGCCATCTCATCGGAATGGCAGAACACCGCGGTGGGTAACTGCGGCATGCTCAGCAGCATCTCCATGCCCTGCGCGCCGCCGTCGATTCCCCACTCGGCGATCACCACGATCGGGTCGGTCAGGCCGGCCTCGTCGATCTGCCGATGGAATCCCCGGATGCGTCCCTCATTGGTCGCCCACGGTGTGCCTTCTTCGTCTCGGGCCTGGATCATCGCGATGTCGCTGTGGCCGATGCGTACCAGGTGCCCGACGGCCTGTCTGGCGGCCAACTCCTCGTTGATGCCCACCCAGGGGTGACTGTCGCCGGGGTGATGCCCGCCGACGAACACGGTGGGCACCCCGAGTTGGTCCAGTCGCGTGCGCTCACGGGCGGTCAGCGGCACCGAGGCAACGATCACCGCGTCCACCTTGCGCCGCAACGGAAGCGCCTCGAAGAATCGGTAGCGGGAAGCGGAGTCCGGCAGCGCGTAGAGAACCAGATCCATGCCGACAGTGTCGAATTCGCCGGCGATCCCGGCGAGTACGGTCGAGTAGAACCACGCGTCTATGCGTGGCACCACGACACCGACTCGGCCGGTGGCTCCACCCGATAGGCGCGACGCCTCGGGGGACACCACGTATGCCAGCTCGCGAGCCGCGCGCAGAATGCGTTCCCGGGTGGTGGGGGAGACACCGGACTCGCCACGGAGCGCACGCGACACCGAGGCGATCGACACACCCGAACGCCGCGCCACATCGGTCATGTTGACCGTCTGTTTTGGGATCATCAAAACCCCACCGTAACGGAACGTAACTATTTGCGCTGATGCTTCACTGATTGACATGGTCAAGAGACACCGCGATTCTGGTGACGAAAACGTTTGCGCAGATTCCTCGAGGAGTGCCGTGGTTCCCGTCGTACCGTCCTGGTGGCAGACCGCCGTCGTCTACCAGGTCTACATCCGCAGCTTCGCCGACGGTAACGGCGACGGCATCGGTGACGTCCACGGGCTGCGGATGCGGCTGCCCTATGTGGCGCAGCTCGGAGTTGATGCCATCTGGATCAACCCGTGGTATCCCTCGCCGATGGCCGACGCAGGTTACGACGTCGCCGACTACCGCGACATCGAGCCGTCCTACGGAACCCTCGACGAGGCGCAGGCACTGATCTCCGAAGCGCACGCGCTCGGGATCCGGGTGCTGCTCGACATCGTGCCCAACCACACGTCCGATGAGCACGCGTGGTTTCGCGCGGCGCTTCGTGACGAGCCAGGGGCGCGGCAGCGCTACCACTTCCGTCCGGGGGCCGGCGACGACGGTGGGCTCCCGCCCAACAACTGGCAGAGCGTGTTCGGCGGCCCCGCCTGGACACAGGTGGCCGATGGCGACTGGTATCTACATCTCTTCGCCCCCGGTCAGCCCGACCTCAACTGGGAACACGACGAGGTGCGCCGTGAGTTCGAGGACATCCTGGCCTTCTGGTTCGACCGCGGCGTCGACGGCTTCCGCATCGATGTGGCACACGGTCTGGTCAAAGAGGCGGATCTGCCCGACGCGGTCGATACGGCCGATGTCGCGCAGACCCTCGTCCAGCCCAACGAGGGGCATCCGGCCTGGGACCAGGACGGGGTGCACGAGGTCTACCGCGGGTGGCGTTCGGTGGCCGACCGGTATTCGCCCGAGCGGATATTCATCGCCGAAGCGTGGGTACCGAGCAATGAGCGGCTCGCGCGCTACCTCCGGCCTGACGAGTTGCACACCGCATTCCAGTTCGACTTCCTGCGGACTCCCTGGCGCGCTGAGCTCCTCCGCTCCGTGGTGGACGACGCCATCGGCGCGGCGGCGACAGTGGGTGCGCCGCCGACCTGGGTGCTGTCCAACCACGACGTGCCCCGCACCGTGACGCGGTTCTCCCGGTCCCAGCCGATGCATCTGATCGAAACCGACTGGGAGCGAGCACGCTGGGCCGGTGAGGACCCCGATCACGAGCTCGGCCGCCGGCGCGCCCGCGCCGCCGCTCTGGTGCAGTTGGCACTGCCGGGAACCGCCTACGTCTATCAGGGTGAGGAACTGGCTCTCGAAGAGGTCGAGAACCTTCCCGACGAGGCGCGCCAGGACCCTGCATGGGTGCAGTCCGGGTTCACCGATGTCGGCCGGGACGGATGCCGTATTCCGTTGCCATGGAGCGACACATCCGCGCCCTATGGATTTGCACCCGATGACAGCGCCGCCACGTGGCTTCCGCAGCCGGAGGACTGGGCGGAACACAGTGTCGAGGCTCAGGATCGTGACCCGAATTCGACACTGAACCTGTATCGGGACGCGTTGCGGCTGCGACCGGAGCTGTGGCGCGACGCCGGCGACGTGACGTGGCTCGAGGTGGCGGCCGACGTCGCTGCATTCGAGCGCGGCGGCGCCCAGTGCTGGGTGAACACCGGCGAGACCGGAGTGCTGCTGCCGGGGTCGCTGTCGGTGGTGCTGTCGTCGGCACCGGGTGTCGACGGAACTCTGCCCCCGGACACGGCCGTGTGGCTCGCCTCCGGGCAGTCGCCGAAGTAGTGACCCAGGAGGGGTCTTTGTGCCCTCTTCAGTCGGCGGCCTCCCGGCGCACCCTGGAAGGCGACGATGACTCCTGAAGGGGGTGGCGGGGTGAACGCGGAGTTTCCGGATTCCGAGACCATCGGTGCCGCGCTGTCGCTGGCAGTCCGTGCGCCGTCGGTGCACAACTCTCAACCCTGGCAGTGGCGGCTGGGTGATGGCAGCGTGCATCTCTACGCCAACCCGGAACTGCTTCTGCCGCACACTGATCCCGACGGCCGTGACCTGATGCTGAGTTGTGGGGCCACACTCAATCACTGTGTGGTGGCGCTGGCGGCGTTGGGGTGGCAGTCCAAAGTCCACCGCTTCCCGAACCCGGCCGCGCCGAATCACCTCGCCGTGCTCGAACTGCACCGCTATCCCGCGGCCGATGTCGACGTGGCGCTGGCCGCGGCGATTCCCCGCCGCCGCACCGACCGGCGGCACTACAGCTCGTGGCCGGTGCCGCGCGGCGATATCGCACTGATGGGTGCGCGGGCGGCCAGAGGGGGCGTCACCCTTCGCCGGGTCGACGACCTTGCGGGTTTGCAGCGAGTTGTCACCGAAGCAGCGCGGCGGCACGCGGCCGACAAGCAATATCTGAGTGAACTGGCCACGTGGAGCGGGCGGTACGCATCGACCGCCGGGGTGCCCGCACGAAGTGTCCCCGGCGTTGACGGCTCCGGACCGATTCCCGTGCGGGCGTTCGCGGGTGGAGTGCTGTTGCAGCCACCCAACACGGAGCCGGCCGATGACCACGCGGTTGTCCTCGCGCTTGGAACGGTGGGTGACGACCCGATGTCGCGGTTGCGTGCGGGTGAAGTGACCAGCACCGTGCTCCTGACGGCTACGGCTCTGGGGTTGGCGAGTTGCCCGATCACCGAGCCGCTCGAGATCGCGGACACCCGCGAGGCGGTGCGCCGCGAGGTCTTCGGCGCAGACGGCTATCCGCAGATGCTGCTGCGGATCGGGTGGGCGCCGATCAACGCCGATCCGCTTCCGTCGACGCCGCGCCGCGATCTATCGGAAGTGGTTGCACGGCTCGATGATTGGTCGCCGACGTGATGTGAGTTCTGATCCGGGCGACTCCGCCGGTCACTCGGCGCCGGGTCGGCGCGGCCGGTGGAGTTTGGACACGAATACCGCAGCCTGGGTGCGACGTTCCATCCCCAGCTTGGCCAGCAGGCGTGACACATAGTTCTTGACGGTCTTCTCGGCGAGGAACATTCGCGCAGCGATCTGTTTGTTGGTCAGTCCCTCACCGAGCAGGTCGAGAAGCACCCGCTCCTGATCGGTCAGGTCCGACAGGGGATCGGAGCGTTCCCCTTCGCCACGAAGTTTGGCCATCAGGGCTGCAGCCGCCCGGTTGTCGAGCAACGATCGGCCGGCGCCGACCTCTTTGATCGCGTTGGCCAATTCCATGCCTTTGATGTCCTTGACGACGTAGCCGCTGGCACCGGCGAGGATCGCGTCGAGCATCGCTTCATCGGAGGTGAAGGAGGTGAGCATGAGGCACCGAAGGTCCGGGAGCAGGGAGAGCAGGTCGCGGCACAGTTCGATCCCATTACCGTCGGGCAACCGAACGTCGAGAACGGCCACGTCCGGTTGCATCGCCGGGATCCGGGCCAGCGCCTCTGCGACCGAACCGGCTTCGCCCACGACG from Mycobacterium sp. DL includes:
- a CDS encoding glycoside hydrolase family 13 protein, encoding MVPVVPSWWQTAVVYQVYIRSFADGNGDGIGDVHGLRMRLPYVAQLGVDAIWINPWYPSPMADAGYDVADYRDIEPSYGTLDEAQALISEAHALGIRVLLDIVPNHTSDEHAWFRAALRDEPGARQRYHFRPGAGDDGGLPPNNWQSVFGGPAWTQVADGDWYLHLFAPGQPDLNWEHDEVRREFEDILAFWFDRGVDGFRIDVAHGLVKEADLPDAVDTADVAQTLVQPNEGHPAWDQDGVHEVYRGWRSVADRYSPERIFIAEAWVPSNERLARYLRPDELHTAFQFDFLRTPWRAELLRSVVDDAIGAAATVGAPPTWVLSNHDVPRTVTRFSRSQPMHLIETDWERARWAGEDPDHELGRRRARAAALVQLALPGTAYVYQGEELALEEVENLPDEARQDPAWVQSGFTDVGRDGCRIPLPWSDTSAPYGFAPDDSAATWLPQPEDWAEHSVEAQDRDPNSTLNLYRDALRLRPELWRDAGDVTWLEVAADVAAFERGGAQCWVNTGETGVLLPGSLSVVLSSAPGVDGTLPPDTAVWLASGQSPK
- a CDS encoding nitroreductase family protein translates to MNAEFPDSETIGAALSLAVRAPSVHNSQPWQWRLGDGSVHLYANPELLLPHTDPDGRDLMLSCGATLNHCVVALAALGWQSKVHRFPNPAAPNHLAVLELHRYPAADVDVALAAAIPRRRTDRRHYSSWPVPRGDIALMGARAARGGVTLRRVDDLAGLQRVVTEAARRHAADKQYLSELATWSGRYASTAGVPARSVPGVDGSGPIPVRAFAGGVLLQPPNTEPADDHAVVLALGTVGDDPMSRLRAGEVTSTVLLTATALGLASCPITEPLEIADTREAVRREVFGADGYPQMLLRIGWAPINADPLPSTPRRDLSEVVARLDDWSPT
- a CDS encoding response regulator transcription factor yields the protein MRVFLVDDHEVVRRGLIDLLGSDPELDVVGEAGSVAEALARIPAMQPDVAVLDVRLPDGNGIELCRDLLSLLPDLRCLMLTSFTSDEAMLDAILAGASGYVVKDIKGMELANAIKEVGAGRSLLDNRAAAALMAKLRGEGERSDPLSDLTDQERVLLDLLGEGLTNKQIAARMFLAEKTVKNYVSRLLAKLGMERRTQAAVFVSKLHRPRRPGAE